ACCTTGTTTCCAGCCAGATCCTGTACCTGGAGCAGCAAACGTACGACATACCTTCAGACTATAACAGAAACATTCCACCTGGTGAGTTCCTACacttttgtttatatttatgcatacatcggattctagggagcaaaatttaatgacaggaAGGGCTTTACGTCGtgtaaaatgaaaataatagtacattattgtcgaggctcggaagtagctacttgcaggctgaggattcgttttaaacggacgaccttgggagtccgtttaattgaatccgaagccagcaagtagccttccagccgagtcatatatagtgcttttctcaaaaatggtgcaagaaatataaatatcatagaaatattttacaaaagcaactttcttacgtatatattttcacagaaaaaagtagaaacaattgaaaaaattagctttgccgcctttttatttttttaataaaaaaatagaagtgtatttttctgccgaaaatacgccaacctatttgagacagctaaatagtcgcggtactaatcatctgtttggctgtttaatgggcctgtgccttcatttgatatggccatttcaacttttaaaaagtttggaactcgacaaataatggaatttgtatgcaacattgcagtcccaaaatcgagactgcaatgtttttaactttttaatttttgactgaccataaactacgcgcttcgcaacctattttttaaacggcaaagtcgactttgccgtccatttttgagaaaattgcTATACCCTGTCGCGGTTCATGttcacatatatgtatgttgccTTGTATGCTTATATAGGTAATGTTGTACATGATTGACATGATTAAATGATGATTTAAATAAGGTCCTATATCGATAAACCCAATTATCAATGCTTTTCCCATATAACTAGTGATCGCTCCAGGTTTTCTTTGtaaaattaatacataaattTCTTGAAAGTATTAAAAACGATTCAAAATAATAGATTCATTCTCTactccttttttttaaataatagttatttgaaACTTAGTACTTATAACAGTTATAACCTAGCGGTCaatttaaattagttttttgtataatttgtcttcgtttccaaaataatacaaaaaatatacctacacacttacaaacattaataattaattttatcgatataaaaactccctacctgtcattaaattttgttCCTACAATCCGTTGTCTTTTTATATGACACGCATATCTAAATCACATTCACATTCATTAAAAATGATCAACAAGCATGTTTAAAACACCAGACGGTGTatctaagtatattgatattttCATACAGCTCATAAAAATGTCTTCTCTGTCATTAATTTTCATGGTTTTTATGGTTCACGAGCGAAGTCATTCACCTGGGTGGGTAAAAATTTAgatatatatacttacctacacgtACATTACCTACACATACAGtttggtattttttttgttaaatgatcaaaacaaaataattcatACCcatttaaagtaattttgacCATTTGGCCCACAACGTGTTCGTACTACTTGTATTACTTACCTACCAACTTAAACCCATAAACCCGTGATCTCTATAGGTAATTATTTGcatagtcagcatcaaataaatAGTGACAGCCAAAGTAGCTAAACATATCGTAATACACTTCAGTTACaatagaaaaaccggccaagtgcgagtcggactcgcgcacgaagggttccgtaccattacgcaaaaaaacggcaaaaaaatcacatttgttgtatgggagcgccacttaaataatatatttattatatcctgggtttagtatttgttgttatagcggcaacataaatacatcatctgtgaaaatttcaactgtctagttatcacggttcatgagttacaccctggtgacagacagacgtacggacagcggagtcttagtaatagggtcccgtttttaccttttgggtacggaaccctaaaagacGGATGCGTACGAGATATgtatttggccactttgaccGGCACTATCTATTCTGTATTCTGTTTGTACTTACCGGTTTTTAACCATGTTCTTGGACTATAACAGAGAGTGTTCCCTATGTCTAAAAATAGTCCATTATTAATTttcaatggtatatttttagtcGGTAGGCTAGACATCGCGCCTAACGATGGCTGTGATCCATCCACTTAAGCCCGGATCCGGATATTATTCGGCGGATTCAGCGCACCTCGTTTTTAGCTTATCATTCATTAACTTCGTTCGTTAACTCGAAtcgacatattttttatttattaaactacACGTTATATTGCTTCGTCGCTGTAATAATGATGACGTAtccttggtcaagcagatcttgtcagtagaaaaaggcggcaagtttgaaaaatgtaggggcgaagggatatcgtctcatagaaaatttgaatttcgcgcctttttctactgacaagatttgcttgaccatctatacatgTATATTTCGCAATTCTGCACCAGGCTTATTTCATTGAagaatatatgtaggtatagtatGTTCAGATAATACGTGCGTTTTATCGCCTGCATTTAATAGGACAAATACCTATTTACACACTGTGTAAATGATAAATGATCTAAATATGTTTCTTTTTCTTACACATCTGTAATTAGGTATAAATTCTGACCTCTGGTTTAACTAGGTACTTACcttttttaaaaatataagcCAAAATACATTAGTCTGTGCAAAGACTTCCCCCAAACCCTCCACAGCTACCGGTCATGCATTGCCTTCATGCAACGGATAAAATACTTTTTACCCATATAGTAGGTATCGTGATATGACAAAAACAGATATATTTTCCTTTCATGCAGTGTCATACTTAAGCATTTCATTACTAAAACCTGAATCTTAATTTTAAATTCAAGGTTTTCTTGATCAATGGCCCCGTAACACGTTCAGTAGTAAAAGTTTTGGTTGTTTATTAAAGTTCCGCCGCGTGTCTGCGGCACTGACGTAGTCATTTTGGCGGAATTGAACTTTAAGTATTGATTTAACAGTCGTGATGCCGGTTAGAGCTTGAAAGTTATGGATCAGGTCACTAAATACTACAAAgggttttgaaaattattagaTGTTttctctttaaaaaaaattatttgacttAGAAATTGAAAATTAATCTTTAAAACTTGTACGTACTTAACTAAATACgttgtatgtaggtatacctacgtcCTTGTTGTCGTTGTCTTACGAGTCTAAGTACCTATACTCGTAGGTAAATTTAGGTTCTTCGTGAAATTTTCcagaaataagtaggtaaccACTCAAACAAAAAGTTTCCAAGGTTCCGATGGCGTTATATTACTGTAGGtactatttgtattttgtataaatatgtgtGGTAAATAGCACCCCATCGTCGGTATCGTTATATTATAATTGTGATATCTGCAAATGGTTGGTTGATTGACTTACGAGACAAATATAGACAATCGGTGCATCCCGATTATATATAGGTAGCGGCAAGGCAACACTTTCATCCGAGCCTCTGCGCTATTCGCTGAACATcgtattgtataaataaaccTTAGAGACATATATTTGCACTCCCCTATAGCTAAACACCACGACGTTATATTTAAGTGTCATTATCATAGTTGTGCGATTTACAGTCAAATGTCCAAGAAAATTTCACCAGAATAAAACAAAAGACGGAAAGGGCATATTTTTTTATCACCGGCCAGCGCGCGCGATGGTTACGCCATGCAGATTTACTAtaatatagacggtcaagcaaatcttgtcagtagaaaaaggcgcgaaattcaaatattctatgagacgatatcccttcgcgcctacatttttcaaatttgccgcctttttctactgacaagatctgcttgaccaagtatatattaCACTGTGGCTAATAATATAGACAGACATTAGCAGTTCCAGCGATCGCTTAGCCCGTGTCTATTTCGTTCCTGATACTTATTAATACACAAACATGAAATgaattgattttacaattgttttattttgaatCAATCATAAGCACGTGTAAACGTCTACAACTGTTAGGGAAGTAGGTGGAAAAATAATTATACGCCAAcaaaaactaacctaacctatacctacatgTACGTGTTATTGTTAATATTCTTGTTTTGTTTTCAGGAAAGAACACAACCGTGTTCATAGGGCTCAATGTCAACCGTGTTTCGGGAGTGGATGAGAATAAGGAGGTAAATATTATGTCGccttattttaattgaaaagagAAGGCTTACCCGACTTACTTCCTCCTAGAATATAGGTGctttaccagtccgccggacgatatcggcctatCAGTGGTtcagagctgtcaaatttttgttctaactgacaggccgatatcgtccggcggcctgttagtcagtggtcggttTTATGTAGACCGCCACAGAcatcaactgacgcgcgcggctagaGCTCATCGTCTtcgaataaatattttaaagctCTGTTTAGTTCAATTTAAATCTGTacaaagtattattattattaccataggaagcattccacgagctgtcccgtacaaacgcattttatttcgtgtttataattttttttcgacGTTTAGGTAAAGCCGATGAATATTCTTCtgggcatatttttgaccatttgtcacagaaaaagaaactctAATACTAAACTTCTACCTGCATGTCTTCATAACATTCGAGTTTGTACTGCTCCATATGAATGCTCCATAGTTTTCTTCTCCCTAATGATATTAATTCGAAAATATAAGTTTCTATTTCCCAAGGAGATAACACTGGACGTGTTCCTACAAGTTTCCTGGAAGGACCCCCGGCTAAAGGTGGGCCTGGAGTCCATCGACCTGCCCTGGGAGTTCCGCCAGCTGATCTGGACGCCGGACCTGTACATCTGGCAGCTGCAGACCATGAGGATCCTCTCCGTGCTGCAGGAGATGGCCTCGCTCAGGCTTTATAAGAATAGCACCGTCTCAGTCAGTATTGGGTTCGTCCATtgacattattatttaattttacataCTCAATAGGTTTGTATTTTAAACAGactttaacaaataaataaataagctgtACCTAATATTACTATCTACCTCTACAAGTCTACAActacatttatatttaaattaaatttttacagTTTTAGAAATACGTTGAAAATTCATGGCATTTAAGAAAGAGATGTCAACAACACAAATTTCCTTGAATCCCAAAAATACGAGTATTTAAATAACTCTAATAACGACGATGAAAATAAGAATGTAGgtaatcaaataatatttatatctgCCCAACATGTTTCTTTATTCAATGTCGAGGATATCTCCAATATTTATATGCAATCTTTATTTAAAAAGTTGCtatacaggttggctaaaaaattactgcattcccgttgccagggaggttttgggattatactgagcaacttttactatgggaccaaccccgatgtcgcgaaaaatatatttggctgttttatacattttggttggtccattttctattaattctatgggagggtaattttttattcgcgatttcggggtaggtcccatagtaaaagttgctcagtataatcccaaaacctccctggcaacgggaatgcagttattttttagccaccctgtatagtaatAATATGAAAAACAAAGTAATAAACATGAAGCAGACTGTATacatttattagttttatttttatttgatctTGATTCGAGCAAGGAATGCGTTATTTTTATGTTGTTACATAAATCTAGCTATTGTAATGGCGTAGACAACTTTGAATTTACGACCTGACcgaaaaaattaaaagttttaTGCTACAATCTGTTTGatgacacgacacgacacgacacgacacgacacgacacacACACACGACACAACACACGAGACGACACGACACGAGTTGTGTGATTGAGATTTGATTTGtgtgaaaataaaatgttttcaatttattttagcgCGACGATAACAATAAAATGCGAGATGGACTTCGTGTTATACCCTTTAGACGTGCAAACCTGCAACATTGATTTTAGTAGCTGTAAGTATAATTAAATAGTAACTTTTATCATTATTGAGAATTCGTATATCATCAAATGCTACTGTTTCTTATCTTATGTGCCTACTGTTAGAACTTCAAAAAAAATTTCTCTGCGCTAGCTGCGGATGTAAGATAACCGGCCTgctcataattatttatttatttatttatctttatgttatgtgactTTCTTGATCGCTTAAGAAATGAGCTATGCGTGACACGTTTCATCTTTTTATACCTATACTCTACCTATTTTCTCTCCTTTGAAGAGTTTTGGtgaaatatacctacttgttCATTACTTGCTGTTATCAAAGTATACTTACGTACGTGTAAAAGTTTATTAACTAAATTTTGCGTGCATGTCTTTTTGAAATATTTGTGTAGGTATTTATCTGTATATGTCATAAAACCCGTTTTCTTAAATAGTGACTAAAACGTGCAGATTTAAGTGTATTGTGGGTACAATACAGTGTCACTTAGGTCTATATAATTTCTAAACATACCGTTAGTGATCAATGACCTAAACTGTTTTCAGACAAATACACATCGGAGTACGTCAGATTTGAATGGCGGGAAGTGCCTCCGTGGCTGGGGTGGCGGCTGGCCGGCGGGCAGCGCAACCAGTTCCGCCTCCCCAAATACGTAGTCAGCTTCACTACGGACAAAAGTAAACGTATTGCCCAATATGGTGAAggtaaatgtatatttattgcTTTGCGCTTAAGTTTGCGCCTCATAAATCACTAATCATGTACGTATACAATTTAGAACCGAGTGATAAacaattttgacatttaatcCTATTTGACTATAATTAGGGACAGAGTTCAGTCCTTTGTTAACTGGGTTCCGCTGTTTCGTGaatacaaattaagtaatcTTAACTCTAAACGCCGTTCTTTGCCTAGTAATTTAAGTTACTGTCAAAACTGTTTCGCTCGGTCGAACTCTACTAATTCTATACTGCTACGCGCTGTCGCTTGCCGCTGGCATGACGCAAGAACGCTGGGTTCGGATGAACCActgtattacaattattttgtCAACAACGATATATAATTTTCTGTAAACTTGCATATTCGCTATGTCACCGTCATCCGTGCCTAGCAGATGATACCAACCTTTCTGTTCTTTGTGTTGGGTTATGTGTTGTTAGTCTGTTACTCTTCTAATACCTATATGTTTTCATAATCATAGTGTGTGATTGTAAAGCTTGGTGGTTAGTTTGTCTGTATCATGTCGTTAACAATACTGATGTTTTACTGTGTCCCGTCCTAGTGTATAAATGTTGAGCTGTGTTTTTTATTGGTGAAACTCTTAGATAATAAGTTCAAGAAATTAAAATCGTAGTAAGCTTattgttttcaattaaaatgttacgTTGAGTATGTGTTATGTTGAGTAGTATTGAgaattagaattaatatttaatctGCTAGTTACAGTAATGTCGGGTAAAATACAGAACATAAGTCTGCACATGTATCTAAGGTCACTAGTAGGTAGATAAATGTTACTTTAACCGTTTATTCGAACCACTCGTGATAGCAACGTAGTAGTAAAAGTCCACCAGAATTAGATCAGAGAGAAGTTTGTAGCAATTTGAAAAACTAAGAAAATTTGCGCCTCATTTGCAACAGTAGGTTTAGTCGAAAAGTAAAGCATTGGAATCATATTTTATGGAACAGACCTCTTTGCACAAAAAAATTGTCTTGTCTGCTCTTATTCTATCACATTACTATGACTTTTTCTCTGTAAATGTGTAGGTAAGTAGCTCGTATTTTCTTTTTGTGTCCAGACTTGGAACCTACCTATTTGTTATGCCTCTAGGCGAGCATTCGGCAGCGCGGCTTCAGATGACGCTGTCTCGCGAGCTGCGGGGGTATCTCCTGGAGAGCTATCTGCCCTCGTCGCTGTTCGTCATCATTTCGTGGGGCAGCTTCTGTGTCATCCCCGAGATCGTGCCCGGCCGCATGGTGCTGCTTGTGACCACCCTGTTGTCGCTCGTCACCATGTTCGACACAGTCAGGTAAGGGCTCAACTTTCAACGGTAATTATCTCTTAGAGAGCTGGCTGCTGTACCTAGTTGTTGGCCGTCATCATCTCCTTAGGCAGCTTCCTTTCTTCCATAATTATAAGTGTAAGACATAACTTGAAGAGCCTGTAAAAAAGAAACCAGGCAGCCTTGACGCCGCCGCGTTGTAATGTCATAAAGTTCGTATTGTAACGTTATTGATTGTTCATTCTCAATTTACAGTACAAACTCTCCCGACGCGCTCGAGCTGAAGTGTATAGAGGTGTGGCTGATCTCGTGCACGATATTCGTGTTCCTGGCGTTGCTCGAGTACTTCGTGGTGCTCTTCGGCATTCGCTACGACAAGAGTTGGTGTCGCCGCCGAGCGGACATGCGCCGCGCCGCCTCCGCCGCGCAACTAGCTCCACCCCCTCTACACGTCAACCATTCTCAGGTACAGGCCAATACTAACATAGTGCATGAGTAGCCATTCACTCCATTTTATTCTTGATAGACCGCTTATTTTGCTACATCTCACACAATCCGCAATGAGACGAGAGTGGATCTCAATGCCCGAGAGGCGGGTCAACTGTATTATATCGGACATGCATGCGGTTGATCCCAGgccataaattattattttcttgcGATTCCAGAGGTTGAGTTGCACTCCCGTGACAGGCACCCCACAGGGCAGAGTGTTCTCGCCGACCCTCAGTGTGGAGGACGAAGGCCTCAAGCAGCAGCTCGACCATCAGACCATTTCGAGGGTAAATATTATAAGACTCATGTCACACGCCTTTAGAATTTTGTATGTTTAATACTGTGTAGATTGCATATTGTAGAATGTTTTACAAATAACGTTCATTGGGTAGGCATAACTGTGCCACTAACGTTTGCTCTGTGTGTTTAGGATGTtgcataaattatgttttaaaagTGACTAATTTTTAGTCATCCCTCTCGGGGAAAAGGAATTGGAGAAAAAATAAGATCGGAACTGAGTCAAGATCGAGTAGTAAGGTAAAGATAAATTAAAGGCACTGCACTGTGTGGCTACAGCACATCGCAGGTCGTAGACGGTCACGTCTAGGTGGAAGAATATCAATTGTAGTGATATACAGTCAAAATCACGCGCAAGACTAGGCTAACAATTCCTGAAATTTCTACGTCTTCCTTCCTTTACTGTCGCTATTGACACCGTGTAAGTATTGTACTAGACGCTAAAGTAAAAGGTACGCTTACGtagcaaataatattttaaagtaTATATCTAAGTAGTGCACAGCTTGCGGCGCATGTTAGGCCTTGATGTGTAATGGTATGTAGGCTCGAGGAGGGAGGGGCGCTCGGCTGAATGTTGTACATTGCGTGGCTGTTGTGTGTACTGTAGTGTTTTGGCCGGTAGGACTCGCCGCCGATGATGGAGACGCTCGGCGGGCGCGCCGCGCAGGGTGCGCTGGCGCGGGTGGGCGCGTGCATCGACAAGGGCATCATGTTCTGCGGCGCGCAGCACGGCACGCTCGACCGCTTCGCGCTCATTCTCTTCCCCTGCTGCTTCGCGCTCTTCAATATCATATACTGGACCACGTACCTAAGTGAAGTGCAACGGCACCCGCCGAAGTGAAAGTGTCAAACGATTTACTGTCACATGTCACATTTAATGTGAAAAGTGCCTGTGTGAGACGTTGTGTGTCAATTGTAAATATTGTTAGACAAAATGCTAGTCGATTATACAACGTTAGTAACTAACTGTTATACTACTTACGATCTACGTAAGTTAGATTAATTTTACaacgaaattaaaaataattagaatatcTTCAAGTGTTCCGTAATAGTATAAAATACTTAGGTTAATTTGATATAATTATATCTCGCTATTtcttatgtacttaaatacctaAGCTTGACGACGCTGTAGGacaatatttaaatgtatatgaTTACGATACGATATTAAGAACAAAAATAACTCTTACATTTATAAATGTACATATCCTATTTAGGTATCGCCACGGATTTTGAGTGATGCTGAGCTTGACAATATACAAATCGAAGTTTAATTGTAACCTATATTTGTTAGGGCCACGGTCGCTTTTTAAAGTGCCAAGAGATGTCACCCAACAAGATCCGTGTCACATTGTCTACCAAAGTAGATATCAaggttatgtacagtcaccatcagatatatcagagcggccaaggcgctcacaaatatctgaacacgcctctattttcaaggcgttagagcgcgtgttcagatattgtgaagaccttggccgctccgatatatctgatggcgactgtacatgcaAATTGCAACAATTATTTACAACCGTCCAGAACCAAGTCTTGTGCCTTTGTATCAAATATATCTATGCTACATACCTACAAACCCATATCATTCGATATAATATCCCTAAAATCCCTAAAATCGGCTTTTAATCCAGTTAGGAAAGGTTTTAGTACCTACGAGTATTATGTCACAAGAACGTAATAAAACGTATCATATCATAGGTAATAACGCGAAGGTTACAATCATATTGATATAAAGTATGGAACAGCTTATACCCACATCATTTTGGCTTCGATAAATACAGTTAATAACATTCACTTGGAGCTTATATTCACAAaccttttatataaaaatacctCTCTTCTCTACTAgtattacttaataattatgtttataaaaatgaaatatcaaTCTCTgatgtaaaaactaaaaaataatgaCCTAAttgttagagtcagaccaagaaaactctgcagcgattttgatagcacacgctgtgcaagtgttatttaaacgtcataatttcatagaagtttgacgtttaaaataacacttgtactgcgtgtgCTGATTGAACATGACGACTGTTTTTATTTCACAGCTAGTCCTCACTTATGTGCAAAAACTGACCATACCTATGACCCATACAATCGGTAAGACTTATGATCACATTCAaggaaatttaaattaaatgtttCAGTCGAGTCTGgttaaaatatacctacctacctaagacCTAAAGTGTTAACAACCCACCACTGATAACTCTATATTACTTTTAGCCATTATATCCACTTCAAGTGTCTATTCTTGGTAAccctttatttttaatattacctATGTGCATTACGTTTGAgcgctagagttagaccaagaaaagtctgcagcgatttttatagcccacgcagtgcaagtgttatttatacgtcataattatataaaaacctgacgtttaaaataacactcgcactgcgtgggctatcaaattcgctgcagacttttcttggtctaactctagtgagTTAGACAACCTAAAATACTGTAAGGGACCATTAAACTTGctcgtatatatatttacatgtaatatatatatatacttactcgTAAATTTTCTCAGATGCTTTGCGTAATGGTGaaattattgtaatattatcTTACACTGAtgtcaataataaaattatctaaatcagccattctctaagtgtgttccgcggaaccctagggttccgcgacacccctgcaggggttccgcaagaatttagaacactatgctttagtcgcttcgaaaaattttactatgcaaaaaacacacttctaaaaactattgttttattgtagggttccatcaagtatttcgctttccaaaagggttccgtcaaaaaaaaagattgagaaccgctgatCTAAATTAATGGCGCTGAAACATTTTCCATTAGTTTTCTTTTCAACGAGTCTGACTTTAGTTTTCAAAATTACGAGCACACAAGAGGAGGCAATGAGGTGCTAACCTAGGCTAAAGAGTCTCATGAGCCCTCTACCAAAAATTAacccgctcccatacaatcgaaattACGCTCCCATTTAAAAAAGACAATAAGATAAAACTTGTGGCATgaacatttatttaacatatATCTATGTCTGTTAATTGTTTGTGTTGCTAAAAATTGCAATACCTATGATAAATAAAACATACATGTAGAAGttttgaattaaataatttcaCTCGCTCCCGCGTTCCGCGTGCGATCGTTGCGTTCGATGCTATCTTGCTTGTTtgcttaaatgtttttattacaattCGAAGCAACTAGTGTTTACCTACTAGATATAGATATACAGTGTGTTACCAGGACCCAGGCTTTTTTTAAGGGAGGTTAAAATATCGTATATCTATAATGTAACCatgatattaatttaattaattaatttaaatttcagacttcgttaactttctaacaaaattttaattgccCGCAATGTACAGCACAGTAAATTGACAAGTAAGTGCTAATGACAGCTCCTTCATACTTTGTTTATTACGAAGTTTATTTCAAGATGCACTTAAGATAACTACCCCAAATTAAAGCCACTCTGGTCTCATGTATAAAGACTTTACtaccaactaaattaaacttataTACAAACCCcagattttaataaaataatacattaaccCCACATAATACGAGTACTTGACGTTGGTTTGGTACCTGTCTGAAGTGCTCGAGAATCCTTTCCTCAATTTGCACTGGCATGATCCCGTGCATGGCCTTTCAGGCTAACCAGGGGGGATTGGCCTATTCTCACGAACTCGCTGAAAATGGCTGAAAAGCCGCTGTTATCAA
The Cydia splendana chromosome 8, ilCydSple1.2, whole genome shotgun sequence genome window above contains:
- the LOC134793147 gene encoding glycine receptor subunit alpha-2-like isoform X1; translated protein: MWTLLVPLLALVASGGGATFGANKALLDCASQILYLEQQTYDIPSDYNRNIPPGKNTTVFIGLNVNRVSGVDENKEFLFPKEITLDVFLQVSWKDPRLKVGLESIDLPWEFRQLIWTPDLYIWQLQTMRILSVLQEMASLRLYKNSTVSVSIGATITIKCEMDFVLYPLDVQTCNIDFSSYKYTSEYVRFEWREVPPWLGWRLAGGQRNQFRLPKYVVSFTTDKSKRIAQYGEGEHSAARLQMTLSRELRGYLLESYLPSSLFVIISWGSFCVIPEIVPGRMVLLVTTLLSLVTMFDTVSTNSPDALELKCIEVWLISCTIFVFLALLEYFVVLFGIRYDKSWCRRRADMRRAASAAQLAPPPLHVNHSQRLSCTPVTGTPQGRVFSPTLSVEDEGLKQQLDHQTISRDSPPMMETLGGRAAQGALARVGACIDKGIMFCGAQHGTLDRFALILFPCCFALFNIIYWTTYLSEVQRHPPK
- the LOC134793147 gene encoding glycine receptor subunit alpha-2-like isoform X4; protein product: MWTLLVPLLALVASGGGATFGANKALLDCASQILYLEQQTYDIPSDYNRNIPPGKNTTVFIGLNVNRVSGVDENKEFLFPKEITLDVFLQVSWKDPRLKVGLESIDLPWEFRQLIWTPDLYIWQLQTMRILSVLQEMASLRLYKNSTVSVSIGATITIKCEMDFVLYPLDVQTCNIDFSSYKYTSEYVRFEWREVPPWLGWRLAGGQRNQFRLPKYVVSFTTDKSKRIAQYGEGEHSAARLQMTLSRELRGYLLESYLPSSLFVIISWGSFCVIPEIVPGRMVLLVTTLLSLVTMFDTVSTNSPDALELKCIEVWLISCTIFVFLALLEYFVVLFGIRYDKSWCRRRADMRRAASAAQLAPPPLHVNHSQDSPPMMETLGGRAAQGALARVGACIDKGIMFCGAQHGTLDRFALILFPCCFALFNIIYWTTYLSEVQRHPPK
- the LOC134793147 gene encoding gamma-aminobutyric acid receptor subunit delta-like isoform X3, whose product is MWTLLVPLLALVASGGGATFGANKALLDCASQILYLEQQTYDIPSDYNRNIPPGKNTTVFIGLNVNRVSGVDENKEFLFPKEITLDVFLQVSWKDPRLKVGLESIDLPWEFRQLIWTPDLYIWQLQTMRILSVLQEMASLRLYKNSTVSVSIGATITIKCEMDFVLYPLDVQTCNIDFSSYKYTSEYVRFEWREVPPWLGWRLAGGQRNQFRLPKYVVSFTTDKSEHSAARLQMTLSRELRGYLLESYLPSSLFVIISWGSFCVIPEIVPGRMVLLVTTLLSLVTMFDTVSTNSPDALELKCIEVWLISCTIFVFLALLEYFVVLFGIRYDKSWCRRRADMRRAASAAQLAPPPLHVNHSQRLSCTPVTGTPQGRVFSPTLSVEDEGLKQQLDHQTISRDSPPMMETLGGRAAQGALARVGACIDKGIMFCGAQHGTLDRFALILFPCCFALFNIIYWTTYLSEVQRHPPK
- the LOC134793147 gene encoding glycine receptor subunit alpha-2-like isoform X2 — its product is MWTLLVPLLALVASGGGATFGANKALLDCASQILYLEQQTYDIPSDYNRNIPPGKNTTVFIGLNVNRVSGVDENKEEITLDVFLQVSWKDPRLKVGLESIDLPWEFRQLIWTPDLYIWQLQTMRILSVLQEMASLRLYKNSTVSVSIGATITIKCEMDFVLYPLDVQTCNIDFSSYKYTSEYVRFEWREVPPWLGWRLAGGQRNQFRLPKYVVSFTTDKSKRIAQYGEGEHSAARLQMTLSRELRGYLLESYLPSSLFVIISWGSFCVIPEIVPGRMVLLVTTLLSLVTMFDTVSTNSPDALELKCIEVWLISCTIFVFLALLEYFVVLFGIRYDKSWCRRRADMRRAASAAQLAPPPLHVNHSQRLSCTPVTGTPQGRVFSPTLSVEDEGLKQQLDHQTISRDSPPMMETLGGRAAQGALARVGACIDKGIMFCGAQHGTLDRFALILFPCCFALFNIIYWTTYLSEVQRHPPK
- the LOC134793147 gene encoding glycine receptor subunit alpha-2-like isoform X5, encoding MRILSVLQEMASLRLYKNSTVSVSIGATITIKCEMDFVLYPLDVQTCNIDFSSYKYTSEYVRFEWREVPPWLGWRLAGGQRNQFRLPKYVVSFTTDKSKRIAQYGEGEHSAARLQMTLSRELRGYLLESYLPSSLFVIISWGSFCVIPEIVPGRMVLLVTTLLSLVTMFDTVSTNSPDALELKCIEVWLISCTIFVFLALLEYFVVLFGIRYDKSWCRRRADMRRAASAAQLAPPPLHVNHSQRLSCTPVTGTPQGRVFSPTLSVEDEGLKQQLDHQTISRDSPPMMETLGGRAAQGALARVGACIDKGIMFCGAQHGTLDRFALILFPCCFALFNIIYWTTYLSEVQRHPPK